One genomic window of Branchiostoma floridae strain S238N-H82 chromosome 4, Bfl_VNyyK, whole genome shotgun sequence includes the following:
- the LOC118413476 gene encoding testicular haploid expressed gene protein-like — protein sequence MTATEGPLFTDSGGEETNTNEQATALRRVYQLASPKTSKSVWLTNYEPKLVWGNQDHLWPMSPTALRASATPRLERLALSKRNFQTGRKICRPEFSYSCGRTSVIWEVSPLAMTADSTERVKVLALPKKPPPEYLGDRPENEFSCSIWTVADGAKRCPSRERSDYLARPKTPHRDYTGNKEVETLVPRSAQRGMATSRVEDLARPKSRPAGPFFDPGHPEQSIWKVNGKARSASATQRLLELSKPKGLADGWVNNREVMWPVSRSARRNQPTERLGQLSVPIIRATMDHVQFDPDAFLVKETAKKARCSQRTEELAQPLTR from the exons ATGACTGCGACGGAAGGTCCGTTGTTTACCGACTCGGGCGGCGAAG AGACAAACACAAATGAGCAAGCAACAGC GCTACGGAGGGTCTACCAACTAGCATCACCAAAAACGTCCAAATCTGTGTGGCTAACAAACTATGA ACCAAAGTTGGTGTGGGGGAACCAGGACCACCTGTGGCCGATGTCGCCAACTGCACTGAGGGCGTCCGCGACCCCACGCCTGGAACGTCTGGCGCTCTCTAAGAGAAACTTCCAAACTGGCAGGAAAATCTGCAG GCCTGAGTTTTCCTACAGCTGTGGCCGTACCTCTGTTATCTGGGAAGTCAGCCCTTTAGCGATGACTGCAGACTCCACTGAACGTGTCAAAGTGCTCGCCCTTCCAAAAAAGCCCCCACCAGAATATCTGGGAGACAG GCCTGAAAATGAGTTCTCCTGTTCGATATGGACCGTAGCGGACGGAGCGAAGAGATGTCCCAGTAGAGAAAGATCTGATTACTTGGCACGCCCTAAAACTCCGCATCGAGACTACACAGGAAACAAAGAG GTGGAGACATTAGTGCCCAGATCAGCACAACGAGGGATGGCTACCTCGCGAGTGGAGGACCTTGCTCGCCCCAAAAGTCGCCCAGCCGGCCCCTTTTTCGATCCAGGCCACCCAGAGCAGTCTATTTGGAAG GTGAATGGAAAGGCACGCAGTGCATCAGCAACTCAACGACTCTTGGAACTGTCGAAGCCCAAGGGTTTGGCTGACGGATGGGTCAACAACCGGGAGGTCATGTGGCCGGTGTCTCGGTCAGCGCGGCGCAACCAGCCCACGGAGCGCCTCGGCCAGCTGTCCGTGCCCATCATCAGGGCCACCATGGACCACGTGCAATTTGACCCGGACGCTTTTCTGGTGAAGGAGACGGCTAAGAAAGCGCGCTGTTCACAGAGGACAGAGGAGCTAGCACAGCCTTTAACACGGTAG
- the LOC118414994 gene encoding cAMP-regulated D2 protein-like: MSSFSVVQIVVLFSVVAGMSASDHGPIFHTKYGDVRGVYIKEGAFVLGLPFGQPPFGELRWKPPKPFTGSWAPHIRDGSVPGPACPQVGCGPDDEKPLFHCCPRDKKLSEDCLYLNIFVPHTVLTNSTVKLPVLFWIHGGTYDSGTASALFFDGRFLSNKTNTVVVTTNYRLGALGFLVAGEGEDAPTGNYGTMDQIQALKWVQENIGDFGGDKNHVTIFGQSAGSDSVGIHMTYNGSADLFEKGIMSSVPFTIYHKSRADAVRLGNRFADLLNCSAGDVKCIRSKTTDELVRAQGMIGIFIANPLRLFEAFEQWGPHFDGDILTEELVDKFAKRQFQKKPFIIGTVSEEATPYIYGAFGKTSKLELDGIAVAFMHLKAGQVLREYNPPPSSDYRPFLSVIVTDWVWACPTRNVIRNAIAGGESDVWLYVFDHVLSIKQAWGNSTCISHVCHGSDVPIVFQTAPLGNFSLTADEQVLGNTIAYHYGNFAHTGDPNKPNEHLPRPNLNIPDNLNWPKYSKDNQFPILNMTTPHNTLMHDYRKDKCDFWDREDIYT, from the coding sequence ATGTCTAGCTTCTCCGTTGTCCAGATTGTTGTCTTGTTCTCGGTTGTGGCGGGGATGTCCGCCTCAGACCACGGTCCTATCTTCCACACAAAGTACGGAGACGTGCGGGGCGTGTACATAAAGGAAGGCGCCTTCGTCCTCGGCCTACCCTTCGGACAACCTCCGTTTGGCGAGCTCCGCTGGAAACCTCCCAAACCGTTTACGGGATCGTGGGCACCTCACATCCGCGACGGCAGCGTCCCGGGCCCGGCATGTCCGCAGGTCGGCTGCGGCCCCGACGATGAAAAGCCCCTATTCCACTGCTGTCCTCGAGACAAGAAACTCAGTGAAGACTGTCTGTATCTCAACATTTTTGTTCCACACACTGTCCTAACGAACTCTACCGTTAAACTACCCGTGTTGTTCTGGATTCATGGCGGTACTTACGATTCAGGTACCGCTTCTGCCCTCTTTTTCGACGGTCGCTTTCTgtccaataaaacaaacactgtTGTCGTTACAACCAACTATAGACTGGGGGCTCTGGGTTTCCTGGTGGCCGGCGAGGGGGAAGACGCCCCGACAGGGAACTACGGAACAATGGATCAGATCCAGGCTTTAAAGTGGGTACAGGAAAACATCGGTGATTTCGGAGGAGACAAAAACCACGTCACTATTTTCGGACAGAGTGCAGGGTCCGATTCAGTCGGCATTCACATGACGTACAACGGTTCTGCCGACTTGTTCGAAAAGGGCATCATGTCGAGCGTACCTTTCACCATCTATCACAAGTCTCGCGCCGACGCCGTGCGACTCGGAAACCGCTTCGCCGATCTGCTGAACTGCTCGGCCGGCGACGTCAAGTGTATCCGTTCCAAAACCACAGACGAACTTGTACGTGCTCAAGGTATGATAGGCATCTTCATCGCCAACCCGCTTCGTCTTTTTGAGGCGTTTGAGCAATGGGGACCCCACTTTGACGGCGATATTCTAACCGAAGAACTTGTGGATAAGTTTGCAAAAAGACAGTTTCAGAAGAAACCGTTTATCATAGGTACAGTAAGTGAAGAAGCTACTCCATACATATATGGAGCGTTCGGAAAAACGTCTAAACTTGAACTGGACGGCATTGCTGTAGCCTTTATGCATTTGAAGGCAGGCCAGGTCCTTCGTGAATATAACCCGCCACCGTCCTCAGACTATCGGCCTTTCTTATCCGTGATTGTGACTGACTGGGTCTGGGCCTGTCCAACCCGCAACGTCATACGGAACGCCATCGCCGGTGGGGAATCCGACGTCTGGCTCTACGTCTTCGACCACGTTTTGTCTATCAAGCAAGCCTGGGGCAACTCTACATGTATTAGCCACGTCTGTCATGGCTCGGACGTTCCGATTGTCTTTCAAACCGCACCGCTGGGAAACTTCAGCCTGACCGCCGACGAACAGGTCCTGGGCAACACCATCGCGTACCACTACGGCAACTTCGCGCACACAGGAGATCCAAACAAACCTAACGAACATCTCCCCCGTCCCAACCTCAACATACCAGATAACTTGAACTGGCCAAAGTACAGCAAGGACAACCAGTTTCCTATCCTGAACATGACGACTCCACACAACACACTGATGCACGATTATCGGAAGGACAAGTGCGACTTTTGGGACAGAGAAGACATTTACACCTGA
- the LOC118413698 gene encoding crystal protein-like: MSSFSVPQIVVLFSVVAGMSASDHGPIFHTQYGDVRGVYIEEGAIVLGLPFGQPPVGELRWKPPKPFTGSWAPHIRDGSVPGPACPQVGCGPDDEDPKFVCPRDGKLSEDCLYLNIFTPRTVLTNSTVRLPVMVWLHGGNYNSESGSGLSYDGRFLANKTNTVVVTTNYRLGALGFLVAGEGEDAPTGNYGTMDQIQALKWVQENIGDFGGDKNHVTIFGQSAGSDSVGIHVTYNGSADLFEKGIMSSVPFTIYHKSRADAVRLGNRFAELLNCSAGDVKCIRSKTTDELVQAQDKIGTFVANPFRLFEVFEQWGPHFDGDILTEELVDKFAKGQFQKKPFIIGTVSEEAVLYIYGALGGKVSKLELDGIAVAFAHLKADQALREYDPPPSSDYRSVLSVAVTDWVWACPTRNVIRNAIAGGESDVWLYVFDHVLSIKQAWGNSTCISHVCHGTDVPIVFQTAPLANLSLTADEQVLADTIAYHYGNFAHTGDPNKPNEHLPPPNFNIPDNVNWPKYNKDNQFPILNMTTPHNTLMHDYRKDKCDFWDREDIYT, encoded by the coding sequence ATGTCTAGCTTCTCCGTTCCCCAGATTGTTGTCTTGTTCTCGGTTGTGGCGGGGATGTCCGCCTCAGACCACGGTCCTATCTTCCACACGCAGTACGGAGACGTGCGGGGCGTGTACATAGAGGAAGGTGCCATCGTCCTCGGCCTACCCTTCGGACAACCCCCGGTTGGCGAGCTCCGCTGGAAACCTCCGAAGCCGTTTACGGGATCGTGGGCACCTCACATCCGCGACGGCAGCGTACCGGGCCCGGCATGTCCACAGGTCGGCTGCGGCCCGGACGATGAAGACCCTAAATTCGTCTGTCCCCGAGACGGCAAACTCAGCGAGGACTGTCTGTATCTGAACATCTTTACTCCACGCACTGTCTTGACGAACTCTACCGTAAGACTACCCGTTATGGTCTGGCTTCATGGTGGTAATTACAACTCAGAAAGCGGTTCTGGCCTTTCTTACGACGGTCGCTTTCTggccaataaaacaaacaccgTTGTCGTCACAACCAACTATAGACTCGGGGCTCTGGGTTTCCTGGTGGCCGGCGAGGGGGAAGACGCCCCGACAGGTAACTACGGAACAATGGATCAGATCCAGGCTTTAAAGTGGGTACAGGAAAACATCGGTGATTTCGGTGGAGACAAAAACCACGTCACCATTTTCGGACAGAGTGCAGGGTCCGATTCAGTCGGTATTCACGTGACGTATAACGGTTCTGCCGACTTGTTCGAAAAGGGCATCATGTCGAGCGTGCCTTTCACCATCTATCACAAGTCTCGTGCCGACGCCGTGCGACTCGGAAACCGCTTCGCCGAACTGCTGAACTGCTCGGCCGGCGACGTCAAGTGTATCCGTTCCAAAACCACAGACGAACTTGTACAAGCACAAGATAAGATAGGCACCTTCGTAGCCAACCCGTTTCGTCTCTTTGAGGTGTTTGAGCAATGGGGACCCCACTTTGACGGCGATATTCTAACCGAAGAACTTGTTGACAAATTTGCTAAAGGACAGTTTCAGAAGAAACCGTTTATCATAGGAACAGTAAGTGAAGAAGCTGTACTCTACATATATGGGGCGCTTGGAGGCAAagtttcaaaacttgaactggACGGCATTGCCGTAGCCTTTGCGCATTTGAAGGCAGACCAGGCCCTTCGTGAATATGACCCGCCACCATCCTCAGACTATCGGTCTGTCTTATCCGTGGCTGTGACGGACTGGGTCTGGGCCTGTCCAACCCGTAACGTCATACGGAACGCCATCGCCGGTGGAGAATCCGACGTCTGGCTCTACGTCTTCGACCACGTTTTGTCTATCAAACAAGCCTGGGGCAACTCTACATGTATTAGCCACGTCTGTCATGGCACCGACGTTCCGATTGTCTTTCAAACCGCACCGCTGGCAAACCTCAGTCTGACCGCCGACGAACAGGTCCTGGCCGACACCATCGCCTACCACTACGGGAACTTTGCGCACACAGGAGACCCAAACAAACCTAACGAACATCTCCCCCCTCCCAACTTCAACATACCAGATAACGTGAACTGGCCAAAGTACAACAAGGACAACCAGTTTCCTATCCTGAACATGACGACTCCACACAACACTCTGATGCACGACTATCGGAAGGACAAGTGCGACTTTTGGGACAGAGAAGACATTTACACCTGA
- the LOC118413697 gene encoding crystal protein-like, with the protein MSSFSVVQIVVLFSVVAGMSASDHGPIFHTQYGDVRGVYIEEGAFVLGLPFGQPPVGELRWKPPKPFTGSWAPHIRDGSVPGPACPQIGCGPDDEDPQFVCPRDGKLSEDCLYLNIFISRTILTNSTVRLPVLVWFHGGGYDSGTGSALSYDGRFLANKTNTVVMTTNYRLGALGFLVAGEGEDAPTGNYGTMDQIQALKWVQENIGDFGGDKDHVTIFGQSAGSDSVGIHMTYNGSADLFEKGIMSSVPFTIYHKSRADAVRLGNRFAELLNCSAGDVKYYRPVLSVAVTDWVWACPTRNVIRNAIAGGNSDVWLYVFDHVFSIKHTWGNSTCCFTHVCHASDIPIVFQSAPLANLSLTADEQVLADTIAYHYGNFAHTGDPNKPNEHLPRPNLNIPDNLNWPKYNKDNGFPILNMTTPQNILMHDYRKDKCDFWDREDIYT; encoded by the exons ATGTCTAGCTTTTCCGTTGTCCAGATTGTTGTCTTGTTCTCGGTTGTGGCGGGGATGTCCGCCTCAGACCACGGTCCTATCTTCCACACGCAGTACGGAGACGTGCGGGGCGTGTACATAGAGGAAGGCGCCTTCGTCCTCGGTCTACCCTTCGGACAACCCCCGGTTGGCGAGCTCCGCTGGAAACCTCCGAAGCCGTTTACGGGATCGTGGGCACCCCACATCCGCGACGGCAGCGTACCGGGCCCGGCATGTCCACAGATCGGCTGCGGCCCGGACGATGAAGACCCTCAATTCGTCTGTCCCCGAGACGGCAAACTCAGCGAGGACTGTCTGTATCTCAACATCTTTATTTCACGGACCATCCTGACGAACTCTACCGTAAGGCTACCGGTTTTGGTCTGGTTCCATGGCGGTGGTTACGATTCAGGTACCGGTTCTGCCCTGTCTTATGACGGTCGCTTTCTggccaataaaacaaacaccgTTGTCATGACAACCAACTATAGACTCGGGGCTCTGGGTTTCCTGGTGGCCGGCGAGGGGGAAGACGCCCCGACAGGTAACTACGGAACAATGGATCAGATCCAGGCCTTAAAGTGGGTACAGGAAAACATCGGTGATTTCGGTGGAGACAAAGACCACGTCACCATTTTCGGACAGAGTGCAGGGTCCGATTCAGTCGGCATTCACATGACGTACAACGGTTCTGCCGACTTGTTCGAAAAGGGCATCATGTCGAGCGTACCTTTCACCATCTATCACAAGTCTCGTGCCGACGCCGTGCGACTCGGAAACCGCTTCGCCGAACTGCTGAACTGCTCGGCCGGCGACGTCAAGT ACTATCGGCCTGTCTTATCCGTGGCTGTGACGGACTGGGTCTGGGCCTGTCCAACCCGTAACGTCATACGGAACGCCATCGCCGGTGGAAATTCCGACGTCTGGCTCTACGTCTTCGACCATGTTTTTTCTATCAAACACACTTGGGGCAACTCTACATGCTGTTTTACCCACGTCTGCCACGCCTCGGACATTCCGATTGTCTTCCAATCCGCACCGCTGGCAAACCTCAGTCTGACCGCCGACGAACAGGTCCTGGCCGACACCATCGCCTACCACTACGGGAACTTTGCGCACACAGGAGATCCAAACAAACCTAACGAACATCTCCCCCGTCCCAACCTCAACATACCAGATAACCTGAACTGGCCAAAGTACAACAAGGACAACGGGTTTCCTATCCTGAACATGACGACTCCACAGAACATACTGATGCACGACTATCGGAAGGACAAGTGCGACTTTTGGGACAGAGAAGACATTTACACCTGA